The Candidatus Fukatsuia endosymbiont of Tuberolachnus salignus nucleotide sequence ATGTGCCTTCAACCAATCCAACGTAATCTGTCGATGCTGTAGGGTGCCTTTAAATAGTTTATCATGAGGTTTCGATATGTCAGGCACGGCATGCTCTCCCTGGGGTTCTCTCTACAATGTGGCGTCGATATTATCGACAGGCAACTCTACGCGTATTTCATCCGGTAGACGATCACTTTTTTTCAGCGGCGTTATCTTCATGCCACTTTGCCATACGTTTTAATCTGTTCGATTTCACGTTCAAGTTCCTGCAGAAATTTACGCACTTCTGTCTCAATTTCCTTGCCCAGTGCTTCATCAAAGTGAATGCGTTTCTTGAAGTAAGCCAATTCCGGTGGCAGTCGATTATCATAGCTGACAAAGTCACACCACCTACGACCGGTACATAGCATTTGCGCATGCATTTGCAGGAGGTATTCTCTTTTGAGTTCGCCGGTTCTTAATGTCTTCAGATGCGTCCAGGTTTTGGGGCATTTAATCTCGAGCAGGCCATCCTCATTAACCAGTCCGTCGGGACTGGCGGCAAATCCCTTGATGGTAGAGTGGTCGACGAGCCCCACTTCCGTGACCTCTACTGCAAATTCACGCAATATGTAAGCCTCACGTGCGACGGGTTCCAGTGCCGTCCCGTGCTTCATGTCGAGCGTGACAAAGGTGTCTTCTCGTTTCCCCGTCAGACGCTGGCAAATCAGCTCGGCCCTGTATTTTTTTCGCGTTGCTGCGTCGCCTGTTTTGACTTTTGCCATCACTTCTGCCAATTTGCTGGCTGTGACCTTGCCGCATCTTGCAGCAAACCAGGCTTCTGTTCGTTGTTCCATTTTTTACCTCGATAAATTGTCTTGTCATCAAAACGGAGAACCCCTCGTAGAGTAGGTCTCTGGTTTGA carries:
- a CDS encoding lambda exonuclease family protein produces the protein MEQRTEAWFAARCGKVTASKLAEVMAKVKTGDAATRKKYRAELICQRLTGKREDTFVTLDMKHGTALEPVAREAYILREFAVEVTEVGLVDHSTIKGFAASPDGLVNEDGLLEIKCPKTWTHLKTLRTGELKREYLLQMHAQMLCTGRRWCDFVSYDNRLPPELAYFKKRIHFDEALGKEIETEVRKFLQELEREIEQIKTYGKVA